A genomic stretch from Bradyrhizobium sp. 195 includes:
- a CDS encoding 4a-hydroxytetrahydrobiopterin dehydratase: protein MAERLSAEARKQALGGLPGWNEVQGRDAIGKTFIFKDFNEAFGFMTRAAIAAEKMDHHPEWRNVYKTVEVVLSTHDAGGVTALDIALAKSMNAIAG, encoded by the coding sequence ATGGCAGAACGGCTCTCGGCGGAGGCGCGCAAGCAGGCGCTGGGCGGACTACCTGGCTGGAACGAGGTTCAGGGCCGGGATGCCATCGGGAAAACCTTTATCTTCAAGGATTTCAATGAGGCGTTCGGCTTCATGACCCGCGCCGCGATCGCCGCCGAGAAGATGGATCACCACCCCGAATGGCGCAACGTCTACAAGACGGTGGAGGTGGTGCTGTCGACCCACGACGCCGGCGGCGTCACGGCGCTCGACATCGCGCTGGCCAAGTCGATGAACGCGATCGCAGGCTGA
- a CDS encoding NADPH:quinone oxidoreductase family protein has product MKAILCSQYCQPDDLVLTEVPDPVAGPGEAVIAIKAAALNFFDILMIQGKYQIKPPFPFSPAAEVAGVIESIGPGVSDLKVGDRVVASCGHNGAREKIALPAASIVKIPDNLDYDRAAGIIIIYGTALHALEDRASPKPGETLAVLGAAGGTGLAACELGKLMGLKVIACASSDEKLEFAKAHGAELTLNYAKEDLKEGLRKLTGGKGVDIIFDPVGGAYAEQALRSIAWEGRFLVIGFAAGDIPKMPLNLALLKGCDIRGVFWGAWTRQNPEKNRANLEKLVKWTAEGKISSHVDRTFPLAQTADALKVLAGRQAMGKVILHP; this is encoded by the coding sequence ATGAAAGCCATCCTCTGCTCGCAATATTGCCAGCCCGACGATCTCGTGCTGACTGAGGTGCCGGATCCGGTGGCCGGTCCCGGCGAAGCAGTGATCGCGATCAAGGCGGCAGCGCTGAACTTCTTCGACATCCTGATGATTCAGGGCAAGTACCAGATCAAGCCGCCGTTCCCGTTCTCGCCGGCCGCGGAAGTCGCGGGCGTGATCGAGAGCATCGGCCCTGGCGTGAGTGATCTGAAAGTCGGCGATCGCGTCGTCGCATCCTGCGGCCACAACGGCGCGCGCGAGAAGATCGCGCTGCCGGCGGCTTCGATCGTGAAGATTCCCGACAATCTCGACTACGACCGCGCAGCCGGCATCATCATCATCTACGGCACGGCGCTGCACGCGCTGGAAGATCGCGCCAGCCCGAAGCCGGGCGAGACGCTCGCGGTGCTCGGCGCAGCCGGCGGCACCGGCCTTGCCGCCTGCGAGCTCGGCAAGCTGATGGGGTTGAAGGTGATCGCCTGCGCCTCGTCGGACGAGAAGCTCGAATTCGCGAAAGCGCATGGTGCCGAGCTGACGTTGAACTACGCCAAGGAAGATCTGAAGGAGGGCCTGCGCAAGCTCACCGGCGGCAAGGGAGTCGACATCATCTTCGATCCCGTGGGCGGTGCGTATGCCGAACAGGCGCTGCGCTCGATTGCGTGGGAAGGCCGCTTCCTCGTCATCGGCTTTGCCGCGGGCGACATTCCGAAGATGCCGCTGAACCTCGCGCTGCTGAAGGGCTGCGACATCCGCGGCGTGTTCTGGGGCGCATGGACGCGGCAGAATCCGGAGAAGAATCGCGCCAATCTCGAGAAGCTCGTGAAGTGGACGGCGGAAGGAAAGATTTCGTCGCATGTCGATCGCACCTTCCCGCTGGCACAGACCGCGGACGCGCTGAAGGTGCTCGCGGGACGCCAGGCCATGGGCAAGGTGATCCTGCATCCCTGA
- a CDS encoding YkvA family protein — protein sequence MAAEHSVGFEPADRLAKDRESVRRRFWRKLKRVAAHLPFAEDLLAAYYCAFDRQTPRHVQASLLGAIAYFILPFDFVADVMPILGFADDAAVLATAIRMVAGHITNEHREAARAALKRELDEAEAAQEAI from the coding sequence ATGGCTGCCGAACACAGCGTCGGTTTCGAGCCGGCCGATCGGCTCGCGAAGGATCGCGAGAGCGTGCGCCGCCGCTTCTGGCGCAAGCTGAAGCGTGTCGCCGCGCATCTGCCGTTCGCAGAAGACTTGCTTGCTGCCTATTACTGCGCGTTCGACCGGCAGACCCCTCGCCACGTCCAGGCCTCGCTGCTCGGGGCGATCGCTTACTTCATCCTGCCGTTCGACTTCGTCGCGGACGTGATGCCGATTCTCGGCTTCGCCGATGACGCCGCCGTGCTCGCCACCGCCATCCGCATGGTTGCCGGCCACATCACGAACGAGCATCGCGAGGCCGCCCGCGCGGCACTGAAGCGGGAGCTGGATGAGGCGGAAGCGGCTCAGGAGGCAATCTGA
- a CDS encoding TAXI family TRAP transporter solute-binding subunit encodes MRNALGMALAAIMTICAFAARAEQAEYDPAKVSDGLKAIFQFGSTSTKQALNANTVTLITGTIGGTYVQFGADLASVLDDGNKIRVLPIVGRGSVQSVADILFLQGVDFGIVRADTLDYLERKGFAKDIKKQFTYVTKLYNEEMQVIAPKSVATLKDLEGKTVSVDLPNGGTFVTALTVFERLGIKAKFVYVEQRIAMEKLKAGEIDAVVVVGGKPYKSVSTFGNDGRFHLAKVDYAKPLQSDYLPATLTAKDYPNLIKDGENVDTIAVPAVLAAYNWAPNTERYRKLALFVDAFFTKFPALQNPPFHPKWKEVSLAAPLSGWNRLPVAQQWLDKHGVEPVTRQRFEAFLKQSPAAAQVSDADKETLFKQFQAWDAEKARAQAGAEKK; translated from the coding sequence ATGCGTAACGCTTTGGGAATGGCGCTTGCCGCCATCATGACCATCTGTGCCTTCGCGGCACGCGCCGAACAGGCCGAATACGATCCGGCCAAGGTCTCGGACGGCCTGAAGGCCATCTTCCAGTTCGGCTCGACCTCGACCAAGCAGGCGCTGAACGCCAACACCGTCACGCTGATCACCGGCACGATCGGCGGCACTTATGTGCAATTCGGCGCCGACCTCGCCTCGGTGCTCGACGACGGCAACAAGATCCGGGTGCTGCCGATCGTCGGCCGCGGTTCGGTGCAGAGCGTTGCCGACATCCTGTTCCTGCAAGGCGTCGATTTCGGAATCGTGCGCGCCGACACGCTCGACTATCTCGAGCGCAAGGGTTTTGCCAAGGACATCAAGAAGCAGTTCACCTATGTGACCAAGCTCTACAACGAAGAGATGCAGGTGATCGCGCCGAAATCGGTCGCGACCCTGAAGGATCTCGAAGGCAAGACTGTGAGCGTGGACCTGCCCAATGGCGGCACCTTCGTCACCGCGCTCACCGTGTTCGAACGACTCGGGATCAAGGCGAAGTTCGTCTATGTCGAGCAGCGCATCGCGATGGAGAAGCTGAAGGCCGGCGAGATCGACGCCGTCGTCGTGGTCGGCGGCAAGCCATATAAATCGGTCTCGACCTTCGGCAATGACGGCCGCTTCCATCTTGCGAAGGTCGACTACGCGAAGCCGCTGCAGAGCGACTATCTGCCGGCGACGCTGACCGCCAAGGACTATCCGAACCTGATCAAGGACGGCGAGAATGTGGACACGATCGCGGTGCCCGCAGTGCTCGCGGCCTATAATTGGGCGCCCAACACCGAGCGCTACCGCAAGCTCGCGCTGTTCGTGGACGCGTTCTTCACGAAATTTCCCGCGCTGCAAAACCCGCCCTTCCATCCCAAGTGGAAGGAGGTCTCGCTCGCAGCCCCCCTGTCAGGCTGGAACAGATTGCCGGTGGCGCAGCAATGGCTCGACAAACACGGCGTCGAGCCGGTGACACGGCAGCGCTTCGAGGCGTTTTTGAAGCAGAGCCCGGCGGCGGCGCAGGTGTCCGACGCGGACAAGGAAACGTTGTTCAAGCAATTCCAGGCATGGGACGCTGAGAAGGCGCGGGCACAGGCCGGGGCCGAGAAGAAATGA